The Vanessa tameamea isolate UH-Manoa-2023 chromosome 2, ilVanTame1 primary haplotype, whole genome shotgun sequence genome has a segment encoding these proteins:
- the LOC113401973 gene encoding uncharacterized protein LOC113401973, whose protein sequence is MEDMDLLARFENVEDLSDPTLIDDLQMVLEQIQAEDEEFMQILLDKKESMVVTWEQPWYQEPNCLTRPLKVKDDVSQDYRTDTICSEEAELISKNWKDFRKTYGVPNKPACLARWRNKDKSRHPNTPEELVRRFIMAYLARGLNRTIYQVYKFFITHYGNRFKGRYSVYEEKIMLVCMYHKPKNVVPYLSAVLGREPRGIYKKLLQLSNGKIIERNNFKWTLPLCTTFLKLLMKYTGEPLENLQNKRFGTSIWVQLEEAMGKEHLCLQMFWYNSLHVQLFVRCDIKINKLRKKILKKLKLYPYKIWSDIRWKEILEHFPDGFTHGFLYKTTSNIFRKYKDYRQTPLEKLIDYGLKRIKTMPNKRLKTLILNEKQELEIINYKK, encoded by the exons aTGGAGGACATGGACTTATTAGCACGTTTTGAAAATGTTGAAGATTTAAGTGATCCCACTTTAATTGATGATTTACAAATGGTCTTAGAGCAAATTCAAGCCGAAGACGAGGAGTTTATGCAG ATACTCTTAGATAAAAAAGAAAGCATGGTTGTTACTTGGGAACAACCCTGGTATCAAGAGCCAAACTGCCTCACTAGACCTCTTAAAGTAAAAGATGATGTATCTCAAGATTATCGAACAGATACCATATGCTCTGAAGAAGCAgaattaatatctaaaaattgGAAAGACTTTCGAAAG aCTTATGGTGTTCCAAATAAACCTGCATGTCTGGCACGATggagaaataaagataaatcacGCCACCCTAATACACCAGAAGAGTTAGTGAGAAGATTTATTATGGCTTATCTAGCAAGAGGTTTAAACAGAACTATTTATCAAGTATACAAATTCTTTATAACCCATTATGGCAATAGATTTAAAGGGCGATATTCGGTATATGAAGAGAAAATTATGCTTGTTTGTATGTACCACAAACCCAAAAATGTAGTTCCATATTTGTCAGCTGTTCTTGGACGTGAACCAAGGGGAATTTATAAAAAGCTGCTTCAACTTAGTAATG gaaaaataattGAGAGGAACAATTTTAAATGGACATTGCCCTTGtgtacaacatttttaaaacttttgatgAAATACACTGGAGAGCCACTAGAAAATTTGCAAAACAAAAGGTTTGGAACGTCAATATGGGTACAACTCGAAGAAGCTATGGGAAAAGAACATTTATGCTTACAAATGTTTTGGTACAACAGTTTGCATGTCCAACTATTTGTTAGAtgtgatataaaaatcaataaacttagaaagaaaattttgaaaaa attaaaacTTTATCCTTATAAAATTTGGTCTGACATTCGATGGAAAGAAATTCTCGAACATTTTCCCGATGGCTTCACTCATGGTTTCTTATATAAGAccacttcaaatatttttagaaaatacaaaGATTATCGTCAAACTCCTTTAGAAAAACTAATAGATTATGGTCTCAAAAGGATTAAAACAATGCCCAACAAaagattaaaaacattaatattaaatgaaaaacaagaactagaaataattaattataaaaagtaa